One Natronomonas gomsonensis genomic window, ACATACCGCTTCGTTTGGACGGCTGACGGCGGTGGCTCATCGTCGACGCTTTCAACATACGATGCCTAAGACCGGACCAGGACCGATATCTTTCGAGTGCAAGGCAGAGAAATCTCAGCTGGCTGGGTATCCTGAGATCGACTGAGTGACGCTGACAGGTATTTTGTTGGATAGCTGTCTCTACTCTCTTCGGAGAAACTGGTTTGCTAAATCACGTTGGTGTGTCATCGCATAGACGTCGAATTTGCGTTCGATTACGGGCATGATGTCTCTGCGTTTACCCGGGGGAGGCGACGATGAACGTACCGTTGGAGTGTGCGAACTGTGGTGTGGTGTGGACGCTCACGCTGACGAGTCTCCGATCCGGCAAAGAGGGGCCGTAAGCCAGCGCCACCGCCTTTCGCCAAGTGAGCCGACTCACTGCCGAACCCGGTTTAGGGAGGGAGGACACGTTCGGACACCGGAGTGTTATCAACGCCTGAAAACGGGTGATTGGGTTTATCCAACGCGGATGCCATCCTAAATATATCTATGACGCCCTCCACTCCAGAGGCGGTTCGTCTTGGGGAGCGTGGCGTTTCTCCCGTTGTGGGTGCCGTGTTGATGGTTGCAATCGTCATCTTGCTTGCTGCAGTCCTCTCAACAATGGCGCTCGGATTCGAGGACGAACTCCAAGAGCCGGCACCGAGCGGCGCGTTCGATCAGGAGTACGTGGCATCCGGGACAGATAACACGGATGATAGACCGTATGTGACTATTACGCACAACTTCGGGAAGACCGCTGACGCCGACAACATCATCATCAAAGACGATGCCGGGAACACGATCAGGTGGAACGATGTCTGGACGGGTGGCCCTGAGGTTAGAGCCGGCGAGTACGTTCATATCGACGGCTTCCAAAGTGATTCAGCCCTCCAGCCCATCTGTGAGAAAGGGGATAGTTACTGGATTATCTGGGAGACCGACGATGGGGACGAACTCGTCGTCAACAAATGGACTGCACCGTCTGACCCGAACCTCCCGCCGAGTTCGTCATCCGATGACGATGGGGATGGCATTCCGAACTGGTGTTGATAGTGCTTGTTGCTAGCGTGGTGGTCCCGGAGGCCGCACATGATTCACTCGCGGTTTCCCCCGATAACGCCACCCGCTACTCCGGCCTAATATATTAGAACACAATGTTGAGCGCATTTCATTCGGTTTGTCCCTATGGAAGTTGAATTTGCGTGCGATTGCGGACACGATATCTCTGAGTTTACACGGGGGAGTGCGACGAAGAACGTGCAGTTGGAGTGTCCGAACGGTCAGGCGGTATGGACGCTCACGCTGACTAATATTCGGTCTATTTGACGGAAAGAGACATATCTCCGCCTATGAGAATAACGCGTATGGATACTCTCCGAGAGATGTACCGACATCTGGATGATCGAGTGCGTCAACTATCCCGTGTTTCCTACGCTCTCCTCGTTGGTTTCGTCTCTGCTGTGGGTGTGTTTGCTGTTCGACTCCTGCTTCCGGGCGATGGAAGTTTTGGGCCAGTAGCAATGGGTGTCACGATGACTGTGGTCTACTACGCCTTTGACCCGAATAACGAAACCTGATATGAACCACCCTCTCTGTACTGATTACCGTCTACAGAACGGCATCGCCATCATTTTCAAACTCGCGTTGGAAATCCAACCATGCCCTCCAACAAAGCGACAGCCGCGGCCCCGATAACTACTGGCGTCCTTCTCGCCGGGACGGCTGCACGAGAAGTCGCACAGAATGGACTCGAACTCTGGACGACGCTGGCACTCGCCGGTGGTCTCTCCGCGGTCGCTGTCGGCCTCGGCGTTCTGACCGGTCGTGGGTTCGACTCCGACGACGATCTCGACGGACATCACGACCGGACAACAGTCGCGCTCGTTGGCCTCGCACTGACGAGTCTCGCCGTCGGTGCCGGGATTGCACTGGCGTAGACGACGCCAATCGACTCGTGTTCGCGTTACATCCGATACCCGCTTATCGTATGCTGCACTCCGGGATACGCAGCGGCGCACGCCGCCGCATTTTCTCAGTAGGTAGCTTGTCCTGAACGAGAGGGACTTTCCCTGTCTCTACCGATTCACCCACTCTCCAACACCCGAGATCTCAGAGGCTGATACGCGCCCTCTATGCAGCATAACCTTCCTAAACTATCAGCCACTGCGGGTTTCAACAGAGCCATTGACTGGCAAATATTCGACGAAGTTCGGTCCCCCGGTGACGATATGCAGCGGTTAGAAATAAGACACTCCTTTTTACACCCACCTCGCATTCGTGGGCCCACCCGACCCAAGACGTGTGAAGGCCACACACAAAGAGCCGTTTGAGCTTACTCAACCCCTATGCATCCATCGGGAGATGATTGCGTGTGACACGACTTAAAGTAGTCCTCGCACTCGTCCCAATACTCTTGCTGGCGGGTTGTATTGGCGGTTTGGGTGCGGAGACACAACCCTCCGACTCGACAGCTAGCTCACCTGAAGAGGTCCCGGGTGTCACGAACGGGACGCTCGCGAATGACTCGGCGCTCATCCAGGCAAACCGGAAGGCGGTAACAACAAATGGAGCGACTGTCCAGATTAATCAGTCCTCGAGAGAGATGAATATCGACGCTCGGCTCGTTATCGGGGCGAATCTCTCGACGTACCGCCTCTCAGGGTCGGGGGTAGCGAGTCCGGATGAGGAAACGTCAATCGACAAATGGAGCAACGAAACCACGCAGTTCGTTCGCACCTCGTCGGGCGAGCAGACGAACTATCGCGTCCTCGAGGGACATGACGACCGACTCACGATGCTCTCCTCGATGGAGACATTTCTAGCAGCAGGTAATTTCGAGGTTGCCAACGAGACCACCGACGACGGAATGGTCGTATTGACTGCTGACAGTGCGTCACCAGCAGATACGTCGATGGCGAATCTCGAGCAGTTCGAGGGGCGTTTGGTTGTCAACGAGTCCGGCCAAATTCAGGACGTCACGGTGACGCTGACGCAGGACGGCGACCAGGTGTCCTATAGCTACGAGCTGCAGCAAGTCGGTGTCGAAAGCGTTCAAAAACCAGCCTGGGTGAACGACGTTCCGCCAGGCGCAACGCTGCAGACCCAGCTCTCCGTTACTGTGGAAAACAACTCGTATCTTGTGCTCGAACATTCCGAAGGTGACGTCGTCCCAAGAGGAACGACGGTGCAAGTGAAGTCCAATGGGACGACTGACACGGTGGGCCTGAACAGTTCATTATCTGCTGGTGACAGGCGCTACCTGTACTTCGATACGTCGTCGCAGGACCTCCAGGTGACGGCTGACCGGCCTGATTCGAGCGCTGTTTCGCCCGTTACCAGTCCGACCTCTGTGGAGATAACCACTGAAGACGGTGTGATACTCCATAGTGGAAGTATGGGCTGGGCCTCCGAAAGCGCGGGTGCAAGCGACGCTGGCAGTAGCCATGACTCGAACTCCGAAGAGAGTGCGGACGGAACGGCAACTCCGTCACAGTAGAACGGGTTAACGCAGACCACGCCGATATTCGACGCTGGCGACGTAAGGCTAACTCCACAAACTGAGTT contains:
- a CDS encoding type IV pilin — encoded protein: MTPSTPEAVRLGERGVSPVVGAVLMVAIVILLAAVLSTMALGFEDELQEPAPSGAFDQEYVASGTDNTDDRPYVTITHNFGKTADADNIIIKDDAGNTIRWNDVWTGGPEVRAGEYVHIDGFQSDSALQPICEKGDSYWIIWETDDGDELVVNKWTAPSDPNLPPSSSSDDDGDGIPNWC
- a CDS encoding DUF7537 family lipoprotein, whose product is MTRLKVVLALVPILLLAGCIGGLGAETQPSDSTASSPEEVPGVTNGTLANDSALIQANRKAVTTNGATVQINQSSREMNIDARLVIGANLSTYRLSGSGVASPDEETSIDKWSNETTQFVRTSSGEQTNYRVLEGHDDRLTMLSSMETFLAAGNFEVANETTDDGMVVLTADSASPADTSMANLEQFEGRLVVNESGQIQDVTVTLTQDGDQVSYSYELQQVGVESVQKPAWVNDVPPGATLQTQLSVTVENNSYLVLEHSEGDVVPRGTTVQVKSNGTTDTVGLNSSLSAGDRRYLYFDTSSQDLQVTADRPDSSAVSPVTSPTSVEITTEDGVILHSGSMGWASESAGASDAGSSHDSNSEESADGTATPSQ